The following are encoded in a window of Nocardioides houyundeii genomic DNA:
- a CDS encoding cation-translocating P-type ATPase, translating to MTDEALVPARPGDRPWHAMTPDEVLAELGVRPADGLGLDESRRRLGECGPNVLADPATPPMWRRVLSLATEPMTVVLIAAALVSALVSREVGTSAVILVVVVLNSVLNLVQEGRARTSLQALHELTVVQARVRRAGRVRLVDAAELVPGDVVLLEAGDVVPADGRLIETAGLEVQEAALTGESIPVLKEAAAVADTAAGLADRSGMVFTTTAVTRGRGVLVVTATGMGTQIGSVARLLHEAGEQSTPLQRQIAGLARALGAIAAVVVTVVFVAGLLRGVPLGEVALSAVALAVATIPEGLTAVVAFTLAMGASRLARRGAIVKDLSSVETLGATRHVATDKTGTLTLNEMTARELCAQQRVFQVSGHGYQADGQITVVGDEPAPDISSVLLAMALAGDAVLDGTDLIGDPTEGALVVLAGKGGLDVMSARHDLPRAGEVPFDSDRKYMATVHAMDEWDPDSVTDRWARGGRAERRGEAGRMYVKGAPDVLLSRSTRMEVPQGVRSLDQEQRAALDALNSHLGSRGLRVLGLAQRELDEAELRAARGAAPDELDAMVAGLTLLGLVGIVDPPRPEVRGAIAEAHEAGIVVHMITGDHVGTAAAVARGLGIEGEALSGPELDGLSDEELSVRASTVGVLARVSPEHKIRMVRALQADGSVVAMTGDGVNDAPALKEADIGIAMGVTGTEVSKGAARMVLTDDNFATIIAAVREGRGIYDNVVKFVRFQIATAWGFVLIFLASAAVGVASGTPFTPLQVLWVNVIMDGPPAMTLGFDRPDDDVMSRPPRRVGEPILTRARLGQIALSALVMAAGTLGVLLLGPDEARAGEPTRTGTLAFTTFVLFQVFNLLNVREGVTSVFNRHTFTNARLWCALGAIVVLQVTTVHLQALGDVFDTTDLSAAQWAVAVAVASSVLWVEELRKVWVRRRAPMSEGGGF from the coding sequence ATGACCGACGAGGCGCTGGTCCCGGCGAGACCCGGGGACCGGCCGTGGCACGCCATGACGCCCGACGAGGTGCTGGCAGAGCTGGGCGTCCGCCCCGCCGACGGCCTCGGCCTCGACGAGAGCCGACGTCGCCTGGGGGAGTGTGGTCCCAACGTGCTCGCCGACCCCGCGACCCCACCGATGTGGCGCCGGGTCCTGTCGCTGGCGACGGAGCCGATGACGGTGGTGCTGATCGCCGCCGCCCTGGTCAGCGCGCTGGTCTCCCGCGAGGTGGGCACCTCCGCGGTGATCCTGGTGGTCGTGGTGCTCAACTCCGTCCTCAACCTGGTGCAGGAGGGGCGTGCGCGGACCAGCCTGCAGGCGCTGCACGAGCTCACCGTGGTCCAGGCGCGAGTACGGCGGGCAGGGCGGGTGCGGCTCGTCGATGCTGCGGAGCTCGTGCCGGGTGACGTGGTGCTGCTCGAGGCCGGCGACGTCGTGCCGGCAGACGGCCGCCTGATCGAGACCGCGGGCCTGGAGGTGCAGGAGGCTGCACTCACGGGCGAGTCGATCCCGGTGCTCAAGGAGGCCGCAGCTGTCGCGGACACCGCTGCCGGCCTCGCCGACCGGTCCGGGATGGTCTTCACGACCACGGCCGTCACCCGAGGACGTGGCGTGCTCGTGGTCACCGCCACCGGCATGGGGACCCAGATCGGCAGCGTCGCCCGGCTGCTGCACGAGGCAGGTGAGCAGAGCACCCCGCTGCAACGCCAGATCGCGGGGCTGGCCAGGGCGCTGGGGGCCATCGCGGCCGTCGTGGTCACAGTCGTGTTCGTGGCAGGTCTGCTGCGCGGCGTACCGCTGGGGGAGGTCGCGCTGAGCGCCGTCGCTCTGGCTGTCGCCACCATCCCGGAGGGCCTCACCGCCGTGGTCGCCTTCACCCTGGCGATGGGGGCGAGCCGGCTGGCGCGCCGCGGCGCGATCGTCAAGGACCTGTCGTCCGTGGAGACGCTCGGGGCCACCCGGCACGTCGCGACCGACAAGACGGGCACCCTGACGCTCAACGAGATGACGGCGCGTGAGCTCTGCGCCCAGCAGCGCGTCTTCCAGGTGTCAGGGCACGGGTACCAGGCGGACGGCCAGATCACGGTCGTCGGTGACGAGCCGGCTCCGGACATCAGCAGCGTCCTGCTGGCCATGGCGCTGGCAGGGGACGCGGTCCTGGACGGGACGGACCTGATCGGCGACCCGACCGAGGGGGCGCTGGTGGTGCTGGCCGGCAAGGGTGGGCTGGATGTCATGTCCGCACGCCACGACCTGCCCCGAGCCGGCGAGGTGCCCTTCGACTCCGACCGCAAGTACATGGCGACCGTGCACGCGATGGATGAGTGGGACCCCGACTCCGTCACCGACCGGTGGGCCCGAGGAGGGCGCGCGGAGCGGAGAGGGGAGGCCGGCCGGATGTACGTCAAGGGGGCGCCCGACGTGCTGCTCTCCCGGTCGACCCGGATGGAGGTCCCCCAGGGGGTCCGCAGCCTGGACCAGGAGCAGCGCGCTGCCCTCGACGCGCTCAACTCGCACCTGGGATCCCGCGGGCTGCGGGTGCTGGGTCTGGCACAGCGCGAGCTGGACGAGGCGGAGCTGCGGGCTGCCCGCGGCGCGGCGCCGGACGAGCTGGACGCCATGGTGGCGGGACTGACGCTGCTGGGGCTGGTGGGGATCGTGGACCCGCCGCGACCGGAGGTCCGCGGCGCCATCGCCGAGGCCCACGAGGCGGGCATCGTCGTCCACATGATCACCGGCGACCACGTCGGCACCGCGGCGGCCGTCGCACGAGGCCTCGGCATCGAGGGGGAGGCGCTGTCAGGTCCGGAGCTGGACGGGTTGAGTGACGAGGAGCTCTCGGTCCGTGCCTCCACCGTGGGGGTGCTGGCCCGGGTGAGCCCCGAGCACAAGATCCGGATGGTGCGTGCACTCCAGGCCGACGGGTCCGTGGTGGCCATGACCGGCGACGGGGTCAACGACGCGCCGGCCCTGAAGGAGGCGGACATCGGCATCGCCATGGGCGTCACCGGGACGGAGGTCTCCAAGGGTGCGGCGCGGATGGTCCTGACCGACGACAACTTCGCGACCATCATCGCGGCGGTGCGCGAGGGCCGCGGCATCTACGACAACGTGGTCAAGTTCGTCCGGTTCCAGATCGCCACAGCCTGGGGCTTCGTGCTCATCTTCCTCGCCTCTGCGGCGGTGGGCGTGGCATCCGGGACACCCTTCACCCCGCTGCAGGTGCTGTGGGTGAACGTCATCATGGACGGCCCGCCGGCGATGACCCTGGGCTTCGACCGGCCCGACGACGACGTGATGAGCAGGCCGCCGCGCCGCGTGGGCGAACCGATCCTCACCCGCGCCCGGCTCGGTCAGATCGCACTCTCGGCACTGGTCATGGCGGCAGGCACGCTGGGCGTGCTGCTGCTGGGACCGGACGAGGCGCGAGCGGGGGAGCCGACCCGGACGGGGACGCTGGCGTTCACCACGTTCGTGCTGTTCCAGGTCTTCAACCTGCTCAACGTGCGTGAGGGTGTCACCTCGGTGTTCAACCGGCACACCTTCACCAACGCCAGGCTCTGGTGCGCACTCGGCGCCATCGTGGTCCTGCAGGTCACCACGGTGCATCTGCAGGCCCTCGGTGACGTCTTCGACACCACCGACCTCTCCGCGGCCCAGTGGGCGGTCGCGGTGGCCGTGGCCTCCTCGGTCCTCTGGGTCGAGGAGCTGCGCAAGGTCTGGGTCCGCCGCCGCGCCCCGATGAGCGAGGGCGGCGGGTTCTAG
- a CDS encoding phosphoketolase family protein yields the protein MSDAQQLETATTMEDAQLHLVDAWWRAANYISVGQIYLLDNPRLRRPLEPGDIKPRLLGHWGTTPGLNLVWAHLNRLIRERDVDAIFLAGPGHGGPAVLANAWLEGTYSEVYPHVGQDEAGLRALFRQFSFPGGVPSHAAPETPGSMHEGGELGYVLSHAYGAAMDNPDLLVTAVVGDGEFETGPLATSWHANKFVDPVHDGAVLPVLHLNGWKIANPTIPARISRPELLSLLSGYGHEVLTVEGDEPEDVHRQLGRAMDVAHDRIVAIQRAAREDGDLERRPWPMILLVTPKGWTGPHEVDGVPVEGTWRSHQVPLAETRNNDAHRAQLEEWLSSYRPGELFDDVGRPVPVLREIAPRGHRRMSDNPHANGGLLRRPLDLADIRTHTVEVSSPGASIHEATRVFGKYLVEVVGENPDNFRIFGPDETASNRLDAVYAVTDKVFAGELRPGDPQLGRSGRVVEMLSEHTCQGWLEGYLLTGRHGVFNCYEAFIHIVDSMLNQHAKWLKTTRDIEWRPPVASLNYLLTSHVWRQDHNGFSHQDPGFIDHVVNKKAEVVRVYLPPDTNTLLSTMRHCLASTHYVNVVVSGKQPSFDWLTADEADLHCARGVGIWEWASNDDGDPDVVLASAGDVPTVEALAAVSILREHLPALRIRFVNVVDLMRLQDSGEHPHGLSDRSFDSIFTTDRPVIFAYHGYPWLIHRLTYRRANHRNIHVRGYKEEGTTTTPFDMVMMNDLDRFHLVLDVIDRVPSLASRAAALRQQMIDTRRRAHLWTREHGEDLPLVRDWSWQSQPSPAASRSPSTTADPGTTGPDATAGRA from the coding sequence GTGAGCGATGCCCAGCAGCTCGAGACCGCCACGACCATGGAGGACGCCCAGCTCCACCTCGTCGACGCGTGGTGGCGCGCTGCCAACTACATCTCGGTGGGGCAGATCTACCTCCTCGACAACCCCAGGCTGCGCAGACCGCTGGAACCGGGCGACATCAAGCCCCGCCTGCTCGGCCACTGGGGGACCACCCCGGGCCTCAACCTGGTGTGGGCCCACCTCAACCGGCTGATCCGCGAGCGGGACGTCGACGCGATCTTCCTCGCCGGACCCGGTCACGGTGGGCCGGCCGTGCTGGCGAACGCGTGGCTGGAGGGCACCTACTCCGAGGTCTACCCCCACGTCGGGCAGGACGAGGCAGGTCTGAGGGCGTTGTTCCGGCAGTTCTCCTTCCCCGGCGGCGTCCCCAGCCACGCCGCCCCGGAGACCCCGGGGTCGATGCACGAGGGCGGGGAGCTCGGCTACGTGCTCTCCCACGCCTACGGCGCCGCGATGGACAACCCCGATCTGCTGGTCACCGCCGTGGTCGGCGACGGGGAGTTCGAGACCGGGCCGCTCGCGACCTCGTGGCACGCGAACAAGTTCGTCGACCCGGTCCACGACGGCGCGGTGCTGCCGGTGCTGCACCTCAACGGCTGGAAGATCGCGAACCCGACGATCCCGGCGCGCATCTCGCGTCCCGAGCTGCTGAGCCTGCTGAGCGGCTACGGCCACGAGGTGCTCACCGTCGAGGGCGACGAGCCCGAGGACGTGCACCGCCAGCTCGGGCGCGCGATGGACGTCGCTCACGACCGCATCGTGGCCATCCAGCGGGCGGCGCGCGAGGACGGCGATCTGGAGCGTCGTCCGTGGCCGATGATCCTGCTCGTCACCCCCAAGGGGTGGACCGGACCGCACGAGGTCGACGGGGTGCCGGTGGAGGGCACCTGGCGTTCCCACCAGGTGCCCCTGGCCGAGACGCGGAACAACGACGCGCACCGCGCCCAGCTGGAGGAGTGGCTGAGCTCCTACCGCCCCGGCGAGCTGTTCGACGACGTCGGTCGCCCGGTGCCCGTGCTGCGGGAGATCGCGCCCCGAGGGCACCGGCGGATGAGCGACAACCCGCACGCCAACGGGGGGCTCCTGCGACGGCCGCTGGACTTGGCCGACATCCGGACGCACACCGTGGAGGTCTCCTCGCCGGGTGCCTCGATCCACGAGGCCACCCGCGTTTTCGGGAAGTACCTGGTCGAGGTGGTGGGCGAGAACCCCGACAACTTCCGCATCTTCGGCCCCGACGAGACGGCGTCCAACCGGCTGGACGCGGTCTACGCGGTGACCGACAAGGTCTTCGCCGGCGAGCTGCGGCCCGGAGACCCACAGCTCGGGCGCTCCGGCAGGGTGGTGGAGATGCTCTCCGAGCACACGTGCCAGGGGTGGCTGGAGGGCTACCTGCTGACCGGACGGCACGGCGTGTTCAACTGCTACGAGGCGTTCATCCACATCGTCGACTCGATGCTCAACCAGCACGCCAAGTGGCTGAAGACGACTCGGGACATCGAGTGGCGCCCGCCCGTGGCCTCCCTCAACTACCTGCTCACCTCGCACGTGTGGCGCCAGGACCACAACGGGTTCTCCCACCAGGATCCCGGGTTCATCGACCACGTCGTCAACAAGAAGGCGGAGGTGGTCCGGGTCTACCTGCCGCCGGACACCAACACCCTGCTCTCGACGATGCGCCACTGCCTGGCCAGCACCCACTACGTCAACGTCGTCGTGTCGGGGAAGCAGCCCTCCTTCGACTGGCTCACGGCCGACGAGGCGGACCTGCACTGCGCCCGCGGTGTCGGGATCTGGGAGTGGGCCTCCAACGACGACGGCGATCCCGACGTGGTGCTCGCCAGCGCCGGTGACGTGCCGACCGTCGAGGCGCTGGCTGCCGTCAGCATCCTGCGCGAGCACCTGCCCGCGCTGCGGATCCGCTTCGTCAACGTGGTGGACCTGATGAGGCTCCAGGACTCCGGCGAGCACCCGCACGGGTTGTCCGACCGCTCCTTCGACAGCATCTTCACCACCGACCGCCCGGTGATCTTCGCCTACCACGGGTATCCGTGGCTCATCCACCGCCTCACCTATCGCCGTGCCAACCACCGCAACATCCACGTACGCGGCTACAAGGAGGAGGGCACGACCACCACGCCCTTCGACATGGTGATGATGAACGACCTGGACCGCTTCCACCTGGTCCTCGACGTCATCGACCGGGTCCCCTCGCTGGCGTCGCGGGCGGCGGCGCTGCGTCAGCAGATGATCGACACCCGGCGTCGCGCCCACCTCTGGACCAGGGAGCACGGGGAGGACCTGCCGCTGGTGCGGGACTGGTCCTGGCAGTCCCAGCCCTCGCCGGCCGCGTCCCGCTCGCCCAGCACCACCGCTGACCCCGGCACGACCGGCCCCGACGCCACGGCGGGCCGGGCCTGA
- a CDS encoding fluoride efflux transporter FluC, with the protein MSPGLFILLVLAGGVGAGVRFVVDGAIRSRIKTQFPWPTALINMSGSLVLGGITGLVAGDLASTAVSAVLGTGFLGGYTTFSTASYETVDLVRARHYAVAALYGFGVLAASVALAYLGYSWGVDA; encoded by the coding sequence GTGAGCCCCGGCCTGTTCATCCTCCTGGTCCTGGCCGGCGGCGTCGGCGCGGGAGTGCGGTTCGTCGTGGACGGGGCCATCCGCTCCAGGATCAAGACCCAGTTCCCCTGGCCGACAGCCCTGATCAACATGTCAGGGTCCCTGGTCCTGGGAGGCATCACCGGCCTGGTGGCCGGGGACCTAGCCTCGACCGCGGTCAGCGCCGTGCTCGGCACCGGCTTCCTCGGTGGGTACACCACCTTCAGCACCGCGAGCTACGAGACCGTGGACCTCGTCCGCGCGAGGCACTACGCGGTTGCAGCCCTCTACGGATTCGGCGTGCTGGCCGCCTCTGTGGCACTGGCATACCTGGGTTATTCCTGGGGAGTTGATGCTTAG
- a CDS encoding alcohol dehydrogenase catalytic domain-containing protein: MKAAVVPALGAPLVIRDVPIPEPGPGQVLVRIETCGLCHTDIHAARGDWPVKPKIPLIPGHEGVGVIEALGPSLTAGRPLVAIGQRVALPWLGYACGHCRYCVAGWETYCTTPAYMGYTMDGSYAEHAVAWASHVVPVPDAITSMDASPLTCAGVTAYKGLKVANPRPGETAMVVGIGGLGHLGLQYARLFGARTVAVDMYDEKLELAAELGADHVVNARGDQQAELAALGGIDVALVTVPSPQAMRAAHAALNPNGRLVIVGLPSDNHLDLPIFETVLSGKSVIGSLVGTRNDVADCFEFHARGLTKVITESRRIEDVNECFDEVLAGKVPARLVFEF; encoded by the coding sequence ATGAAGGCAGCAGTGGTACCAGCGTTGGGGGCGCCTCTGGTCATCCGGGACGTGCCCATCCCCGAGCCCGGGCCGGGTCAGGTCCTGGTGCGGATCGAGACGTGCGGCTTGTGCCACACCGACATCCATGCCGCCCGGGGCGACTGGCCGGTCAAGCCCAAGATCCCGCTCATCCCCGGCCACGAGGGCGTCGGAGTGATCGAGGCCCTGGGCCCGTCGCTCACCGCCGGCAGGCCCCTGGTCGCCATCGGTCAACGGGTCGCGCTGCCCTGGCTCGGCTACGCCTGCGGGCACTGCCGCTACTGCGTGGCCGGCTGGGAGACCTACTGCACCACGCCCGCCTACATGGGCTACACCATGGACGGGAGCTACGCCGAGCACGCGGTGGCGTGGGCAAGCCACGTGGTGCCGGTGCCCGATGCGATCACCTCGATGGATGCCTCGCCCCTGACCTGTGCCGGAGTCACGGCGTACAAGGGCCTCAAGGTGGCCAACCCGCGGCCGGGCGAGACCGCGATGGTGGTCGGGATAGGCGGCCTGGGACACCTCGGCCTCCAGTACGCCCGCCTCTTCGGAGCCCGGACCGTGGCCGTGGACATGTACGACGAGAAGCTCGAGCTGGCCGCGGAGCTGGGGGCTGACCACGTGGTCAACGCCCGCGGTGACCAGCAGGCAGAGCTCGCCGCGCTCGGGGGCATCGACGTCGCGCTGGTGACGGTCCCCTCACCACAGGCGATGCGTGCGGCCCATGCGGCCCTCAATCCCAACGGACGCCTCGTCATCGTCGGGCTGCCCTCCGACAACCACCTGGACCTGCCGATCTTCGAGACCGTGCTCTCGGGCAAGTCCGTGATCGGCTCGCTGGTGGGCACGCGCAACGACGTGGCGGACTGCTTCGAGTTCCACGCCCGGGGGCTGACCAAGGTCATCACCGAGAGCAGGCGGATCGAGGACGTCAACGAGTGCTTCGACGAGGTGCTCGCCGGCAAGGTGCCCGCTCGGCTGGTGTTCGAGTTCTAG
- a CDS encoding FUSC family protein, which translates to MWLALGVLVLGATLLDVFLTALNYDEAGFLASRVSTVQWRLLRNVTRRLPRRWRPVGLRQVTGLQIVVVVLVWLLGTILGYALLYFAQMSRSSFSVSGRGAGLDFFDATYFSAAQLATVGGSALTAETDALRFLSIVESLTGVLLLSLILTFLLGVYDVVGNLNALCRQFSAAERGAGTALASLTPWFRDGQVNGLDGHLDGIADAFAAYTDGLRLHHSAYYFQSGQDQFALPYALRMMGGTLSTLRWGLPSGHPGATQPTLGPLTFQFLEFADYLQSRVRWSDVDVPEVVSRDSFTAHLSGSRVDRPDGWVRAFIELEHALQGLAGADPLADVEDAYQRYTAWLPFTYRAQQVTLAVSADLDYQPVIVAAGPVSMLGERDPVVLESVEEVPEAARWTGRSTHPSAAGPRDWTRLVVGRSGAVDPGHARARTAGRAVLAASAAFVSLHLVFDALGEQAVPPAIFGGFVAMLAAGIAVDRTLHDRKLTSVLMVLPVGAVVLLGALVSGSALAGDVLLVLVACVGVGASRFGARWGALGRVTFMAYYFALLMRLDLNDVPWFAAAALVGMAWAFVCSYVLLPDRHDHQLRIGIHSLTEEMVATVDTLVDAVSWARWDPETRRRVSLDTRRVHRAAAFVAGQLAGEVEATGLDPAHGGGLRLRVFDAELATVTLKDAVRDVTGTALPLELRGRLAGRLELLRSHLQLALANQTPQKSPADQRNASPPTPIPHWDAAPAPEHWPRTARRLVRAIDDVHQNATVLLDWDAEHGALQPLDPYDPEDEAALRGLSMPVPSAASAAGATGDGSDATPETGRVQPAERRAVQAAVSTALALAVGSAISGTHQYWASLAAFQVLGTTDGETFVNGVKRILGTVAGAAVGFGIAIATDAPSEVMIPVLAVAVFGSVYYRPVANGISTFWTTLIFAGIYEFLGRLTTLALEIRILETLLGALIALLVAWKLLPTRTRSKLNQEMGTLVKDVQVVVAGSLERASGREEISPGALQQGLLALDGKVRAITAASAPLRRTTGTLEDGGIESQLTAVWSLTYSARQLAGAVQRAVEDGLDTTGPDWEGLRRRLDQHLAALFTAVSGRVPGEVVDDDLEPGDEDTAPGVLDILERVDHIDRTVLALLSYVSPDPSDDDRGSSRRS; encoded by the coding sequence GTGTGGCTGGCATTAGGCGTGCTTGTTCTCGGCGCAACTCTGCTCGATGTCTTCCTGACCGCCCTGAACTATGACGAGGCGGGGTTCCTGGCCAGCCGGGTGTCCACGGTGCAGTGGCGCCTGCTGCGCAACGTGACGAGGCGCCTGCCTCGGAGATGGCGTCCAGTGGGGCTTCGCCAGGTCACGGGTCTCCAGATCGTGGTCGTGGTGCTGGTCTGGCTTCTGGGCACCATCCTCGGATACGCCCTCCTCTACTTCGCCCAGATGTCCCGGTCCTCGTTCTCGGTCTCGGGCCGAGGCGCAGGCCTGGACTTCTTCGACGCCACGTACTTCAGTGCCGCACAGCTGGCGACCGTGGGCGGCTCGGCCCTCACCGCTGAGACCGACGCGCTGCGGTTCCTGAGCATCGTGGAGTCCCTGACCGGTGTTCTCCTCCTCTCCCTGATCCTGACCTTCCTGCTCGGCGTCTACGACGTCGTGGGGAACCTCAACGCACTCTGTCGTCAGTTCTCCGCAGCCGAGCGCGGGGCCGGGACGGCGCTGGCGAGCCTGACCCCGTGGTTCAGGGACGGGCAGGTGAACGGGCTCGACGGGCACCTCGACGGCATCGCCGACGCGTTCGCCGCCTACACGGACGGCCTGCGCCTGCACCACTCGGCCTACTACTTCCAGAGCGGCCAGGACCAGTTCGCCCTCCCCTACGCCCTGCGGATGATGGGTGGAACTCTGAGCACCCTCCGGTGGGGGCTGCCCTCGGGCCATCCGGGCGCCACCCAGCCGACACTTGGTCCCTTGACCTTCCAGTTCCTGGAGTTCGCCGACTACCTGCAGAGCCGGGTGCGCTGGTCCGACGTCGATGTTCCGGAGGTCGTCTCGCGCGACTCCTTCACGGCACACCTGAGCGGCAGCCGCGTGGACCGGCCCGATGGCTGGGTCCGTGCCTTCATCGAGCTCGAGCACGCGCTCCAGGGACTCGCCGGGGCCGACCCGCTGGCCGACGTCGAGGACGCCTACCAGCGCTACACCGCCTGGCTGCCCTTCACGTATCGCGCCCAGCAGGTCACTCTCGCGGTCAGCGCCGACCTCGACTACCAGCCGGTGATCGTCGCCGCCGGTCCCGTCTCGATGCTGGGGGAACGGGATCCCGTGGTCCTGGAGAGCGTGGAGGAGGTCCCCGAGGCGGCCCGCTGGACGGGGCGATCCACTCACCCCTCCGCCGCGGGTCCGCGCGACTGGACGCGTCTGGTGGTAGGACGATCGGGCGCAGTCGATCCGGGGCACGCGCGCGCTCGCACCGCGGGCAGGGCGGTGCTGGCCGCGTCTGCGGCCTTCGTGTCGCTCCACCTGGTCTTCGACGCGCTGGGGGAACAAGCAGTCCCACCCGCGATCTTCGGCGGCTTCGTGGCCATGCTCGCAGCCGGGATCGCCGTCGACCGGACACTCCATGACCGCAAGCTCACCAGCGTCCTGATGGTCCTCCCCGTCGGTGCGGTGGTGCTCCTGGGCGCTCTGGTGTCCGGCTCCGCCCTGGCCGGTGATGTCCTGCTGGTGCTGGTGGCGTGCGTCGGCGTCGGGGCCAGTCGGTTCGGCGCGCGGTGGGGGGCCCTGGGGCGGGTCACGTTCATGGCCTACTACTTCGCACTGCTCATGCGGCTGGACCTGAACGACGTCCCCTGGTTCGCGGCCGCGGCCCTGGTCGGCATGGCCTGGGCGTTCGTGTGCAGCTACGTGCTGCTCCCGGACCGCCACGACCACCAGCTGCGCATCGGCATCCACTCCCTGACGGAGGAGATGGTCGCCACCGTGGACACCCTCGTGGACGCGGTCTCCTGGGCTCGCTGGGACCCCGAGACGCGACGGAGAGTCTCGCTCGACACCCGTCGGGTGCACCGAGCAGCGGCCTTCGTGGCTGGCCAGCTGGCCGGCGAGGTGGAGGCCACAGGCCTGGACCCGGCGCACGGCGGCGGCCTGAGGTTGCGAGTCTTCGACGCAGAGCTGGCCACGGTCACTCTCAAGGACGCGGTCCGCGACGTCACTGGCACGGCACTGCCGCTGGAGCTGCGTGGTCGACTCGCAGGGCGTCTGGAGCTCCTTCGCTCGCACCTCCAGCTCGCGCTCGCCAACCAGACCCCCCAAAAGTCCCCAGCAGACCAGCGGAACGCCAGCCCACCGACGCCGATCCCGCACTGGGACGCCGCGCCCGCCCCGGAGCACTGGCCGCGCACCGCCCGGCGGCTGGTCCGCGCCATCGACGACGTCCACCAGAACGCGACCGTGCTGCTGGACTGGGATGCCGAGCACGGCGCACTTCAGCCCCTGGACCCCTATGACCCGGAGGACGAGGCGGCACTGCGCGGCCTGTCCATGCCTGTTCCATCGGCCGCTTCCGCAGCGGGCGCCACCGGGGATGGCTCCGATGCCACGCCGGAGACCGGACGGGTGCAGCCAGCCGAACGCCGCGCCGTGCAGGCCGCCGTCTCGACCGCGCTGGCGCTCGCCGTGGGCTCAGCCATCTCCGGCACCCACCAGTACTGGGCCTCACTGGCGGCCTTCCAGGTCCTCGGCACCACCGACGGTGAGACCTTCGTCAACGGGGTCAAGCGCATCCTCGGCACGGTCGCGGGAGCCGCCGTCGGGTTCGGGATCGCCATCGCCACGGACGCCCCGTCCGAAGTGATGATCCCGGTCCTGGCCGTCGCGGTCTTCGGCTCGGTCTACTACCGTCCGGTGGCCAACGGCATCTCCACGTTCTGGACGACGTTGATCTTCGCCGGCATCTACGAGTTCCTTGGACGCCTGACCACCCTGGCCCTGGAGATCCGCATCCTGGAGACCCTGCTCGGTGCGTTGATCGCGCTGCTGGTCGCGTGGAAGCTCCTTCCCACCCGCACCCGCAGCAAGCTCAACCAGGAGATGGGGACCCTGGTCAAGGACGTCCAAGTCGTCGTGGCCGGCAGCCTGGAGCGAGCCTCAGGGCGTGAGGAGATCTCGCCCGGAGCCCTGCAGCAGGGCCTGCTGGCCCTGGACGGCAAGGTCCGGGCGATCACCGCGGCCTCGGCCCCGCTCAGGCGCACCACGGGGACCCTGGAGGACGGTGGCATCGAGTCGCAGCTGACGGCTGTGTGGTCTCTGACCTACTCGGCTCGACAGCTGGCCGGCGCCGTGCAACGGGCCGTCGAGGACGGGCTGGACACCACCGGCCCTGACTGGGAGGGACTGCGCCGCCGGCTGGACCAGCACCTGGCGGCGCTGTTCACGGCCGTCTCCGGCCGGGTGCCGGGCGAGGTCGTTGACGACGACCTGGAGCCCGGCGACGAGGACACCGCCCCCGGCGTCCTCGACATCCTGGAGCGGGTGGACCACATCGATCGCACCGTGCTGGCGCTGCTGAGCTACGTCTCGCCAGACCCCAGCGACGACGATCGAGGATCGTCGAGACGGAGCTGA
- a CDS encoding DUF1269 domain-containing protein, protein MATLTVWKFDNPEGAKRAEDALISLQRQELVQVLDAATVSWPEGKKKPRTRQANDLLAPGILGGMFWGLLFGIIFFIPLIGLVVGAASGALIGGLTDIGISDDFIKDVRAKVTPGTSALFVLTSDVVIDRVHEALREEGIHGELIETNLSAKDEENLRKMLQEEDA, encoded by the coding sequence GTGGCAACTCTGACAGTGTGGAAGTTCGACAATCCCGAAGGCGCGAAGCGAGCCGAGGATGCCCTCATCAGCCTGCAACGCCAGGAGCTGGTGCAGGTGCTCGACGCAGCGACCGTGTCGTGGCCGGAGGGGAAGAAGAAGCCCAGGACGCGTCAGGCCAACGACCTGCTCGCTCCCGGGATCCTCGGTGGCATGTTCTGGGGTCTGCTCTTCGGGATCATCTTCTTCATCCCCCTGATCGGCCTGGTGGTCGGCGCCGCCTCGGGTGCGCTGATCGGGGGGCTGACCGACATCGGGATCAGTGACGACTTCATCAAGGACGTGCGCGCCAAGGTGACGCCCGGGACTTCCGCGTTGTTCGTGCTCACCTCTGACGTGGTCATCGACCGGGTGCACGAGGCGCTGCGCGAGGAGGGCATCCACGGGGAGCTCATCGAGACCAACCTGTCGGCCAAGGACGAGGAGAACCTGCGCAAGATGCTCCAGGAGGAGGACGCCTGA